The following coding sequences are from one Pirellulales bacterium window:
- a CDS encoding serine/threonine-protein kinase, whose product MQFEHLGPYKIGKRLGRGGMGTVYEAVNTQTGESAAIKVLNPALADEEGFRDRFAVEIETLKKLRHPQVVRLYGFGEHQGILYYAMELVSGSNLEDELQNGRRFTWRETTQAGIKLSRALKLAHDHGIIHRDLKPANILLTPDGDIKLTDFGIARLFGGMNLTSDGGLIGTAEYMSPEQAEGKPVTYQSDLYSLGGVLFAMLAGRPPFRAKSLPEVLQMQRFAEAPRATQYAQDVPAALADIIARLLSKAPAARAANAGLLARELAAMEHGLLARSQRENESPAIGFSISHSETLPGDPQGEIDSQQPTRLADAATELPPKRPVSPTDATAILDEKTIGRPAQGYGTFVEGVAQPAPAALINRFTTVEEEEQRRRQHALATDRRNFFLQSLALGGALLLLLGMIGWIMRPLSADQLFERISLAAHSDNSGDLLEQESLLTQFLQRFPDDPRLAQVKKWQEELDLFRAEKRFLIRSRRMAREEQLSPLIRDYLLILQTMNTQPEFALAELRAIRQLYGTLPQPTAEERQCLELINRQITTLQEEERTIIAEYVIMLQARLAAARQMSVTQPDQAAEICAGLITLYKNRPWAISFVRQAEELLDRLPPLKTGPGGPETVSPPVTLPSAETGTTTADKKNSQQ is encoded by the coding sequence ATGCAATTTGAACATTTGGGACCGTACAAAATCGGCAAACGCCTGGGCCGCGGCGGCATGGGGACCGTGTACGAAGCGGTCAACACCCAAACAGGCGAATCAGCGGCGATCAAAGTGCTAAATCCCGCCCTGGCCGATGAAGAGGGATTTCGCGACCGTTTTGCCGTGGAGATCGAAACCCTCAAAAAGCTGCGCCATCCGCAGGTTGTACGGTTGTACGGTTTTGGCGAGCATCAGGGGATTTTGTACTATGCCATGGAATTGGTCAGCGGTTCTAACCTGGAGGACGAACTGCAAAACGGCCGCCGATTTACCTGGCGCGAAACCACCCAGGCGGGCATCAAGCTCAGCCGCGCTCTCAAGCTGGCCCATGATCACGGGATCATCCACCGCGATCTTAAGCCGGCGAATATTTTGTTAACTCCCGATGGCGATATTAAACTGACGGATTTTGGCATTGCGCGGTTGTTCGGGGGGATGAATCTTACCAGCGACGGCGGGTTGATTGGTACGGCGGAATACATGTCCCCGGAGCAGGCCGAGGGAAAACCCGTCACTTACCAGTCGGATCTTTACAGCCTGGGGGGGGTGCTGTTTGCTATGCTGGCGGGTCGGCCACCATTCCGGGCTAAATCACTCCCCGAAGTTTTGCAAATGCAGCGTTTTGCCGAGGCTCCCCGCGCCACTCAATACGCCCAGGATGTGCCGGCCGCGTTGGCGGATATTATTGCCCGGTTGCTCAGCAAAGCCCCCGCCGCGCGCGCGGCGAATGCGGGACTTTTGGCGCGGGAATTGGCCGCGATGGAGCATGGCCTCTTGGCCCGTTCACAACGCGAAAATGAATCTCCGGCCATCGGTTTTTCGATTTCGCATTCCGAGACACTGCCGGGTGATCCGCAAGGGGAAATTGACTCGCAGCAGCCGACTCGTCTGGCGGATGCCGCAACCGAATTACCCCCCAAGCGGCCGGTCTCTCCCACGGACGCCACCGCGATCCTGGATGAAAAAACAATCGGCCGACCGGCGCAGGGATACGGCACCTTTGTCGAAGGTGTAGCGCAACCCGCTCCCGCGGCGCTGATCAACCGCTTTACTACCGTCGAAGAAGAAGAACAGCGACGCCGCCAACACGCGTTGGCGACCGACCGGCGCAACTTCTTTCTGCAAAGCCTGGCCCTGGGGGGAGCGCTCCTCTTGCTCTTGGGAATGATTGGCTGGATCATGCGCCCCCTCTCGGCGGATCAACTGTTTGAGCGGATCTCCTTGGCGGCCCATTCGGATAATTCCGGCGATCTGCTGGAGCAAGAATCCTTGCTGACCCAGTTCTTACAACGGTTTCCGGACGATCCCCGCCTTGCCCAAGTTAAAAAGTGGCAGGAAGAACTGGATTTATTCCGCGCGGAAAAGCGATTTTTGATTCGTTCGCGCAGGATGGCCCGGGAGGAACAGCTCAGCCCGCTGATCCGCGATTATTTACTGATACTTCAAACCATGAATACCCAGCCCGAATTCGCCCTGGCCGAATTGCGGGCAATTCGGCAATTGTACGGTACGTTACCCCAACCCACCGCCGAAGAGCGGCAATGCCTGGAGTTGATTAACCGGCAAATCACCACCCTCCAAGAAGAAGAGCGAACGATCATTGCCGAGTACGTCATAATGTTGCAGGCGCGATTGGCCGCAGCCCGTCAAATGAGCGTTACCCAACCCGATCAAGCGGCCGAAATCTGCGCGGGGCTTATCACCTTGTATAAAAACCGTCCCTGGGCGATATCCTTTGTGCGCCAAGCGGAGGAATTGCTGGACCGACTCCCCCCCTTAAAGACAGGCCCCGGCGGCCCAGAAACCGTTTCCCCGCCAGTGACGTTACCCTCGGCCGAGACGGGTACTACCACAGCGGATAAAAAGAATTCACAACAGTAA
- the hemB gene encoding porphobilinogen synthase encodes MPADFGYPVTRLRRLRQHPGLRDLTADVRLHPRNLVLPLFVRAGANLRQEIPPLPGHAQLSPDLIAEEARAAAQLGLGGVLLFGIPATKDAEGSSAWDAHGPVPTAIARIKEAAPDLPVITDLCCCEYTDHGHCGILKDTHGRWDMDNDATLELLARQAVCHARAGVDVIAPSGMVDGMVGVIRAALDSSGFSHIPILSYAVKYASAFYGPFRVAAESAPMLGDRRGYQMSPAAQPGQAVREAELDLREGADMLMVKPGLPYLDILALLSRHFPGVPLAAYHVSGEYSSVCAAARAGWLDERACALESLTALRRAGAGILITYWAKQAARWLAESTV; translated from the coding sequence ATGCCCGCCGATTTTGGTTATCCCGTGACCCGCTTACGCCGCTTGCGGCAGCATCCTGGACTGCGCGACCTGACCGCGGATGTCCGCCTGCACCCCCGCAATTTGGTTTTGCCCTTGTTTGTGCGCGCCGGAGCCAATCTCCGTCAAGAAATCCCTCCGCTTCCCGGACATGCGCAGCTTTCTCCGGATTTGATCGCCGAGGAGGCCCGAGCCGCCGCGCAACTTGGCCTGGGGGGGGTGTTGTTATTTGGGATTCCCGCCACCAAGGACGCCGAAGGGAGCTCCGCCTGGGATGCCCATGGTCCGGTACCGACGGCCATCGCCCGTATCAAGGAGGCCGCGCCGGATTTGCCGGTCATTACCGATTTGTGCTGCTGCGAATATACCGATCATGGCCACTGCGGCATTCTCAAGGATACCCACGGACGCTGGGACATGGATAATGATGCCACGCTGGAATTACTGGCGCGGCAGGCGGTTTGCCATGCGCGGGCGGGAGTGGACGTCATTGCCCCCAGCGGCATGGTGGATGGCATGGTGGGCGTCATTCGCGCTGCCTTGGACAGTTCCGGATTTAGCCACATACCCATTTTGAGTTACGCGGTAAAATATGCCAGCGCGTTTTATGGACCGTTTCGCGTTGCGGCGGAAAGCGCCCCCATGCTGGGGGATCGCCGCGGTTACCAAATGTCCCCGGCGGCCCAGCCAGGCCAAGCCGTGCGCGAGGCGGAACTGGACCTGCGGGAAGGGGCGGACATGCTGATGGTCAAACCGGGACTCCCCTACTTGGATATTCTAGCTTTATTATCCCGTCATTTTCCCGGTGTCCCGCTAGCCGCTTACCACGTTTCGGGCGAATACAGCAGCGTGTGCGCGGCGGCCAGGGCTGGTTGGCTGGACGAACGGGCTTGCGCGCTCGAAAGCCTAACCGCGCTGCGGCGCGCGGGAGCGGGCATCTTGATTACCTATTGGGCCAAACAAGCGGCGCGGTGGTTGGCCGAATCAACTGTGTGA